Within Dermacentor variabilis isolate Ectoservices chromosome 8, ASM5094787v1, whole genome shotgun sequence, the genomic segment ATGGGCAGTAATGGTCCGAAATCTCAGTTATTACTGCCAGAAAGATGCCTAACCCCTGTAGTGCGTTATTTCATTCCATAAAGGGCCAAGCAGCCATTAAGATGATGACCGACATGCACTGTTACATCCAGCTGCCTTAAGGAGTTCAGAGCCGGAGCAATCGTGCAAATCCGTTTATTTTCAACAAATTTTCTGCTCTCTTACAGCAGATTGCTTGTCTAAATCATTCCTTTTCGTAAGACACATCTTTTATATGCATTTGTTTCGCTTTCCCTCTACGacccgatttttttctttttttctttttttacccatCCCCATAGTGGGCGCATGCCATTTCacgattcatcatcatcaccagctgGGATGGTCAACAACAATAATGTGGTCCACTTTGCGAAGTGTTCTTTCTATCACGTTTGCGTTCAACGTCGCTTCAGGCACCTCGGACCTGTTCACTGCAACGCAAGACATGCAGGAGTCGATTGGAACAGAAAACACAGCTCTTGAAGACGGCTACTTGTACCTGGTGTTGGAACAACGGCGGCTGGAGAAAGCCATAGAACACTATAGAGTACTCCGGACTGCGAAGTCGCTGCGAGATGGCCTCAATACATTGGGAACATTCATCTTCATCAGCCGTCTCGCCAACTCATACCCCAAATTCAGTGCTCCTTGTCCCAGCCTATGTAGCCTTCCTTCGGCTTTCCTGCCGTCTTATTCCCGACGTTGGTGGCCCACGGTCGGCGATCTCAGTGGCGCCGCTGCTGGAATCTGCAAGTTGCAGCAAGTCTACGACATTCCGGTGGATACGATAGCATCCATGCATTCTCGCCTACTGCCAGCCGTTTCGCCCGAAGACTTGGCACACGTTGCCAGGGGTTGCTTTACAGATGGAGAGTTTGGGAACACTTCCGCCTGGAGCCAAGCAGCGCTTGCAATGACGTCGTCCATCACTGGCGGCGCATTCAAGAGGCTTGAGCTTGGCCTCAAAATACTGCGGACAAACGACGAGGTCAGGTGGCAGTTGGGACAGCGAGCGAAATATATGTCGCTAAACCACTACCCTTCCTCGCCGGAGTCAGATGTCAGCCAGTACAAGTCTGTCTGCGTTCGACAGGGCGCCGTGAGATCATCTGGCAGCAGACTCGTTTGCAAGGTGTCTACGAACTTCGGAGATCCGCGCTTGATTCTTCAGCCGCTCAAGTTAGAGGTGCTGTCGCTGAAGCCACGAGTAGTGCTCATCGGCGACTTCCTCTCACCATCGGAAGTGAATTACATCCGATCGGCGGCGCAGAAGGGATTCAAGCGTGCAGGCGTCTACTCCCCGACTGACACTGCAGGGATGCCAAGCTGGAAACGAATCGGCAAGGTATGCGCGCATATGTTCCGTCGTGCTCTGgccgtgaaatatatatatatatatatatatatatatatatatatcgtcacgtggtagtgacgttgaacacagtagcaatactgtgaaggacaaaactaacttttattgggcaagcctgtgcccacaaaagcaggctacacttatagcacaacgatagcggcgaacacggtcggcgatcgtcgaaaatctgatcagcgggtcaagcgcgtcggcttttatagagcagtcgtcgaacgttccaaactaatcgttcggacccccgtgccttccacaaagttctacaccattcgcctcGGGTGATGAAAtaagataacataaggttcggcgacaacagacagcagatagaaacatcgataactttccagaaatttcggatacatgcaggcgcgtcccacgctgtgcgattacatttgttaggcggcgaaacgtggttgcccgataaagataagtacatgcgTCAGTactcccctcttaaaaagcatcgtcccgatactacaaatataagagagcgaaacacaaaaggacacttattaaacataagtaacaaaacaacgaaaagaaacaaagtccaaaggtgagttacgcgaagccccaaagttcattaacgctggcagtacggcttgagtcgcacaac encodes:
- the LOC142590804 gene encoding prolyl 4-hydroxylase subunit alpha-1-like yields the protein MWSTLRSVLSITFAFNVASGTSDLFTATQDMQESIGTENTALEDGYLYLVLEQRRLEKAIEHYRVLRTAKSLRDGLNTLGTFIFISRLANSYPKFSAPCPSLCSLPSAFLPSYSRRWWPTVGDLSGAAAGICKLQQVYDIPVDTIASMHSRLLPAVSPEDLAHVARGCFTDGEFGNTSAWSQAALAMTSSITGGAFKRLELGLKILRTNDEVRWQLGQRAKYMSLNHYPSSPESDVSQYKSVCVRQGAVRSSGSRLVCKVSTNFGDPRLILQPLKLEVLSLKPRVVLIGDFLSPSEVNYIRSAAQKGFKRAGVYSPTDTAGMPSWKRIGKVSWLWDHEHGPLQRLTRRIGAATGLSVETAEAYQVANYGLGGHYTPHLDAHGFGEVAHSVDTEDGNRLATTLMYLTDVAAGGATAFVKLGIAVKPRVGDALFWYDLEPYAGDDTPQHFSFWHQKRRADDLSLHVGCPVLWGSKWIVTKWIRERTNAVVRYDTPG